Genomic DNA from Comamonas resistens:
CTGTCTCCAGGAGCTGCCCCATGAGATCGTCCAGCGACAGATGCCCTTGCTTGCGTAATGCAATTGCCAGGTGTTCTTGCTCTTGAGAAAGATGCTGGCTTGCTCTGTCCCGAGGACCCATGGGCTCATCGAGAACAGAGGTGCGCGCACGCCACTTGGCCACGGTCTTGGGGTTAAGGCCATAGAGCTTGGCCAAAGACCGATGGGATCCGGTGGCTAGCTGGAGTTCTGCGCGGATACGCGGCGTCGTGCGGGCGCTGCCATGCAGGCGGATTGCCATAGTGCTCTCTCCTGTTCTGAGCTGAAGAATGCACCATGACTTCCTGGGACCGTACAGTTACGGCAGTGGTATGACCTGCTGGCGGCGCCTGCGTGACTGGAATGCCGATGGCGTCTGGCAGCGTTTGCACCAAGCCATGCTGGTGCGTCTGCGCGAGCATGACCAGATTGATTGGAGCCGAGCCAGCATAGATGGCTCCTCGGTGCCAAGCCCCCGGGGGGCCAGGAAACGGGCTCCAACCCCACGGACAGAGGCAAGCTCGGCTCCAAACGACACCTCGTTGTAGATGCCAGAGGCATCCCGCTGGTGATCCTCGTCAGCGGTGCCAACAGGCACGACTCCATGATGTTTGAGAAATGCATGGATGCGATTCCAGCCGTTGCAGGCTTGCCGGGGCGGGCACGCAAGCGACCGGCGAAGCTGCATGCGGACACAGGCTACGACTACAAGCGCTGCCGAGCCTACCTCAGACGACGAGGCGTGGCCAGCCGGATTGCCAGGCGAGGAGTCGAGAGCAGCGAGAAACTGGGCAAACATCGCTGGGTCGTGGAGAGAACACACGGATGGTTTGCAGGTTTTGGCAAGCTGCGAATCCGCTTTGAAAGGCGGCTGGGCATCCACGAAGCGTTGCTGAAACTGGCCGCTGCGATTATCTGTGCACGCTTCGTGGATCGGTGGTGTTAGCCGCTCTTATAAATTACCTTTATACTTTTCAAGTAAAGCCACATGATCCGGGCTAAGAGTTTGCTCGTTCATCAACCCGGATTTGGAAATGGAATGATATCCATTGGTATATCCGGTACATGTATCGATAATTCTTTCTCTATACGCGTACTCGTATTTTTCGTCTTTCACGAATACAGCCACGAAATCGTGCCAAGGGTCCACAGTTCCATCTTCTGATTTTGCTCCAATGAAAGACTCCAACATTCGAGGGGTGTAGCCCATTCTCTTTCCCCATGCAACCAATGCCAACCCAGAGTCAGGATAAAACCGCCAACAGTCAACAGGGCAACGATGGAAGCTCCCATTGCTCGGGGCATTCAAATAGAAGAGACCTTGAGGCTTCAAAACTCGTAAGATATCTAGAAAAACCAACCAAAAGAACTGTGAGTGCTCAAAAACTGAACTACATACAACGGCATCAACAGAGGCATCCTCTAATGGAAAATTGTATGGGTCATCGATAACGACATCCACGCCTTTCCCTTCGGTAAAGTCCAAACCGATGTATCGCACGCCATCAGGACTGACATCACGCAGAGAACCATTAATGTCACACGATCCAATTTCGGCAATCGTGAAATCATCTGATTTAGGTTGAGAACAATAAACCTCAAAAAAACGTTTTCCGTAATGCATAGCAGACTGATGCATTTTATTTCCTATCAATTTATCAGATGTGTTAATGAAAAATGGTCAATCCGCTTCATTTTGATGCAATAACCGACCATGCATTGGTGTCTTCATTTACTTTCGGCATAGAACTACCTGCCAAGGACAGATGACCCGGTAACACCTCCTCAACACTTCCTGCGATCACACGATTCCCAATAAGATTCAGCTCGGCAGATTTTTTTCTGATGATACAAAGTGAGTTGCAAAATTCGATTGAATTAATTTTTTCCAGAACACTCTCAGAAATAGTTACTTTGTAAGCTTCACGAAAATTATTGAGTATCTCAGATCGCTTGGCTTCTATACCCCAATGCTGGTGATTAATGACATCCACAAGAGACTTGAAAAAGGAAATTGATGAAGTTGGGTGAAAAATTCCTCCTTCGAACGCGTTCCAATAGCTGCAGCAGACATCCTCCACCACATAAACTCCTCCATCAGATAGGAGAGGAAAATATCGTGCGAACGACTTTACGATATCGCTAGAACGGTGTGATCCATCGTCAATGATGATATTAATATCATCTGATATTCCAGATATCTTGTCCTGCGTGGCATCAGAATTTGCATCGCCAACCACAACCGAAATCCTAGCATCTTCATATTGGAGAGCTTGGCAGCCCGGATTGATATCACATCCGACAAGATGCGATGCATTTTTAAAATATTTTGCCAAAACCTCAAGCGACCCGCCATTTGAAACACCTATCTCCAAAAGGCTTATGGATTTTCTGGAAAAATCGGAGAAAATTTCCTCATATTTTTTCAAATATGAAAACCATTTGTCAGAAACCTTGCCTTGGTGGCTTTCATATAAGGCCTGCAACGTACTCATTCCTCGGACTCCACTGCGCGCTCGGCGATCTCATCAATTAGCGTGTTGATTGTCACGCATTCCACCTGTACTTTTTTGCACGTCTCAAGAACCCAGGCTTTTCCTCCGGGGCTGGATGAAAAATCAATAGCCAAGGCATTCGGATATTGTTCAATACGTTGCAAAAATTCGGCGCTAGTCCAGCGGGGCGCTCCATAAATCTTCTCGCAATCCGCGCGATCATCAATTGCTGCAATTGCATTTTTGTAATATCTGGCCACGACAGGGCCGTAAATGCATCCATCCGTCGAAAACGGAGCCATAAGGAAAATTGGGCGCAAATGCACCTGGGAAAGGAAATGGCCTTCCGGAGAATTTTTCTCGGACAATAACGCGCACCCCAGCAGTGCCTGCTTCCTGTTTTGTTTCATGGCAGTATTTTCATTGCCATCAATCAAAGAGATTTTCTTGTTCTCCTGCAAGCAACTCTCATAAGATTCTTCTGGATCGTAGGAGATTTTCAGTACATACTGACAAATTAGGGAGTGTGGATTATTAATAATATTTTTAATAGTCGGGCCAGGAAGGTGAGGAAAGGGGTCGTCAGGCTGAAATCCCCACATGCCTACTGAAGTAGTCTCAAAGCTTTCTATCTTGAGCAGGTTCTTTGCTAAAAAACCTGGAATCGTTTTATGCGTGAAAAATCGAATATGAGTAGCGTCAAGCAGGCCGACATCGGTATATGAGAAATCATCGATAAGAAGTCCTGCCTTGATACTGGCATGTGCAAGATTTGGAAGAGAAACCAGAAACCGCCCTCCAGGCTTCAGGTAGCACAACATTTTCTCTAGAACTTCACATGGGTCATAGATATGCTCCAGAACATCCCCGAAGATGATGTAATCGAATTTACCAAAATATTCAGGGTAAGAATTTTCAGACAGCTGATTGAGATCAACCCGACTAACCTGTTCATACGCCCCCGTTCCTTGCGAGACAAGAACCGAACCAGCGTTGTGTTCCATGCCGTACATGGTGCAACCTTTGCTGTTGTGGAGAGCTACTCCCAAATCCCCGCAGGCACATCCTACATCCAGAACGACTGCTCCGTCCGAAACATATCTGAATAATATGCTTTTTGAATCATTGGCTGCATCCGTGGAAACGGAAGAAACCTTGTAAACAGCAGATCGTGCATCAGCGTCCGCACTGAGGGGAGAAACCTTGGGGACAATATTCGAGCAAGCGAGCGATGCGGATTTTCCCTCGCCACCGATTAGAGTAACCACGCCAGCATACAATCCATTTTTGTATTTTCTATCCAGATAGTCCAAATCTTTAAAATATGCGTCCCGACCATCCAGTGAGTCCGCTTGATTCCAATGGCAGCAATGCACGCGCAATATTTTTGAGTGCACTTTGAAATCTCGAAATGCCTTGATGCAAAAATCCTCGACATACAGATCGAATGTTAAATTCTCGTCAAACCGCAGCCTGTACTTTGAAACCAACGACGAATGCACAATCAAGCACTGGCAATCAAGCGTATCGACTATCGCGCCCGTATGGGAAACTTGGCAAAGCAAAAGACGAGCATTAGATCCATCCCTCTTTTTTTCCTGGCACTGACCGCGATACTCCCTGACATACGACCCATTTGGGTGACTGAATAGCGCGGCCCCTATCGGACCATAAATACACTCTTGATTCAAGGAGCTCAGAAGAGGAACAATATTTTCCTGTAATTCCCAATCGCTATGGCAAAAAACAAACCATGCCGATTCATTATAATTGTAATTGTCAAGAAAATCATTATAGCGAGCGGCTATGTTTTTATTTTCGCCCCTGTTATCAATGCCATGCAGCGATATGGATTGGTTATCTTTGATAAACGAATTTTCCGCCACGCACCTGGAATACAAGCCCATGTCAATAAACACTGAAACCAATATGACGCGATTCATTATTTTTTACCTTTCAGCAGGGCATCACGCGTAGCTTGCAGATATGCATAGCCGTAGTGGCTATCGGGTTCAAGATGTGCACCTTCCGCCCATTCATTCCATGCATTTACAAAAATTAAACTCTCGTCTCGAGAATGATTTT
This window encodes:
- a CDS encoding class I SAM-dependent methyltransferase translates to MSTLQALYESHQGKVSDKWFSYLKKYEEIFSDFSRKSISLLEIGVSNGGSLEVLAKYFKNASHLVGCDINPGCQALQYEDARISVVVGDANSDATQDKISGISDDINIIIDDGSHRSSDIVKSFARYFPLLSDGGVYVVEDVCCSYWNAFEGGIFHPTSSISFFKSLVDVINHQHWGIEAKRSEILNNFREAYKVTISESVLEKINSIEFCNSLCIIRKKSAELNLIGNRVIAGSVEEVLPGHLSLAGSSMPKVNEDTNAWSVIASK
- a CDS encoding class I SAM-dependent methyltransferase, which gives rise to MNRVILVSVFIDMGLYSRCVAENSFIKDNQSISLHGIDNRGENKNIAARYNDFLDNYNYNESAWFVFCHSDWELQENIVPLLSSLNQECIYGPIGAALFSHPNGSYVREYRGQCQEKKRDGSNARLLLCQVSHTGAIVDTLDCQCLIVHSSLVSKYRLRFDENLTFDLYVEDFCIKAFRDFKVHSKILRVHCCHWNQADSLDGRDAYFKDLDYLDRKYKNGLYAGVVTLIGGEGKSASLACSNIVPKVSPLSADADARSAVYKVSSVSTDAANDSKSILFRYVSDGAVVLDVGCACGDLGVALHNSKGCTMYGMEHNAGSVLVSQGTGAYEQVSRVDLNQLSENSYPEYFGKFDYIIFGDVLEHIYDPCEVLEKMLCYLKPGGRFLVSLPNLAHASIKAGLLIDDFSYTDVGLLDATHIRFFTHKTIPGFLAKNLLKIESFETTSVGMWGFQPDDPFPHLPGPTIKNIINNPHSLICQYVLKISYDPEESYESCLQENKKISLIDGNENTAMKQNRKQALLGCALLSEKNSPEGHFLSQVHLRPIFLMAPFSTDGCIYGPVVARYYKNAIAAIDDRADCEKIYGAPRWTSAEFLQRIEQYPNALAIDFSSSPGGKAWVLETCKKVQVECVTINTLIDEIAERAVESEE
- a CDS encoding methyltransferase domain-containing protein, yielding MHQSAMHYGKRFFEVYCSQPKSDDFTIAEIGSCDINGSLRDVSPDGVRYIGLDFTEGKGVDVVIDDPYNFPLEDASVDAVVCSSVFEHSQFFWLVFLDILRVLKPQGLFYLNAPSNGSFHRCPVDCWRFYPDSGLALVAWGKRMGYTPRMLESFIGAKSEDGTVDPWHDFVAVFVKDEKYEYAYRERIIDTCTGYTNGYHSISKSGLMNEQTLSPDHVALLEKYKGNL